The Mesorhizobium sp. B1-1-8 genome contains a region encoding:
- the ggt gene encoding gamma-glutamyltransferase — MRDFQFPGRSPVRATEAMAATSHPLATLAAIEMLRSGGNAMDAAVCAAAVQAVVEPQSTGIGGDCFVLYCPKGDGNVIAFNGSGRAPAAATVDWYLENGFSEVPKQGPHAVTIPGAVDAWCRLLQDHGRKGIADALAPAIHYAENGYVVHDRVAFDWEDPETDLSLDEVASRMFLPGGKSPKAGDVHRQPELAETLRIIARKGRAGFYEGEVAEDLVGRLRALGGLHTPDDFAATKGDYRTAVSTPYRGHDIHQMPPNNQGLTALLMLNVLSGFELSSLDPDGAERLHLEIEAGRLAYQDRDNLIADQDHVEVPVKELLSSVYADRLRAAINPERAMTDLPRLDLPGSDTVYITIVDRDMNAVSFINSTYYSFGSGVVGPKTGVVLQNRGTSFRLDPKHPNAIAPGKRPMHTIMPGMMTKNGRAVMPFGVMGGGYQPFGHVHLLTNMIDFGMDPQQALDAARVFYNHDVVEAERSVRPDAAEGLRSRGHRVVEPDHPLGGGQAVLIDWEKGTLTGASDPRKDGLALGY, encoded by the coding sequence ATGCGTGACTTTCAGTTTCCAGGCCGCTCGCCGGTCCGTGCCACCGAGGCGATGGCCGCGACCTCGCACCCGCTCGCCACACTGGCCGCGATCGAGATGCTGCGCTCCGGCGGCAATGCCATGGACGCGGCGGTCTGCGCGGCGGCCGTGCAGGCGGTGGTCGAGCCGCAATCGACCGGCATCGGCGGCGACTGTTTTGTCCTCTATTGTCCGAAGGGCGACGGCAATGTGATCGCCTTCAACGGCTCCGGCCGCGCGCCCGCCGCGGCCACTGTCGACTGGTATCTGGAGAACGGCTTCAGCGAAGTGCCGAAGCAGGGTCCGCATGCCGTCACAATTCCCGGCGCCGTCGATGCCTGGTGTAGGCTGCTGCAGGATCACGGCCGCAAGGGCATCGCCGACGCGCTGGCGCCGGCCATCCACTACGCGGAAAACGGCTACGTCGTGCACGACCGCGTCGCGTTCGACTGGGAAGATCCGGAAACCGACCTGTCACTCGACGAGGTGGCGTCGCGCATGTTCCTGCCCGGCGGCAAGTCGCCGAAGGCCGGCGATGTCCATCGCCAGCCGGAACTCGCTGAGACATTGCGCATCATCGCCAGGAAAGGCCGGGCCGGTTTCTACGAAGGCGAGGTCGCGGAGGATCTGGTCGGGCGGCTTCGCGCGCTTGGCGGCCTGCACACGCCCGACGATTTCGCCGCCACCAAGGGCGATTACCGGACCGCGGTCAGCACCCCCTATCGCGGCCACGACATCCACCAGATGCCGCCGAACAATCAGGGGCTGACGGCGCTGCTGATGCTGAACGTGCTCTCCGGCTTCGAACTTAGCTCACTCGATCCCGACGGCGCCGAGCGCCTGCATCTGGAGATAGAGGCCGGCCGTCTGGCCTATCAGGACCGCGACAACCTGATCGCTGACCAAGACCATGTCGAGGTGCCGGTGAAGGAGCTGCTCTCCAGCGTCTATGCCGACCGGCTGCGCGCCGCGATTAACCCCGAGCGCGCCATGACCGATCTGCCGCGCCTCGATTTGCCGGGCAGCGATACGGTCTACATCACCATCGTCGATCGAGACATGAATGCGGTGAGCTTCATCAACTCGACCTATTATTCCTTCGGCAGTGGCGTCGTCGGTCCTAAGACCGGCGTGGTGCTGCAGAACCGCGGCACCAGCTTCCGCCTCGACCCAAAGCACCCAAACGCAATCGCACCCGGCAAGCGGCCGATGCACACCATCATGCCGGGCATGATGACCAAGAACGGCCGTGCGGTGATGCCGTTCGGCGTCATGGGCGGCGGCTACCAGCCCTTCGGCCATGTCCACCTTTTGACCAACATGATCGACTTCGGCATGGACCCGCAGCAGGCGCTGGATGCCGCGCGCGTCTTCTACAACCACGACGTCGTCGAGGCCGAGCGCAGCGTGCGTCCCGATGCCGCCGAGGGACTGCGCAGTCGGGGCCATCGCGTGGTCGAACCGGACCATCCGCTCGGCGGCGGACAGGCAGTGCTGATCGATTGGGAAAAAGGCACGCTGACCGGCGCCTCAGATCCGCGCAAGGACGGCCTGGCGCTCGGCTATTGA
- a CDS encoding ABC transporter permease: MSVENSLPISHRQRLWLYLLGGLVLLFLIAPSVIIVIMSFSGSTLLQFPPQEWSLRWYESYFGSLEWRDATIVSVKVAVMTMIVATPLGTAAAYAINIGTLRLTGAINALLTASLIIPVILIGIGTFFLYARIGLNNTLTGLVIAHTVQALPLVVLTVLSGLRSYDMNQEKVARSLGANLFSAFRQVTMPQIRFSIVSGALFAFITSFDEVVVSLFISGGETTTLTRRMFNALRDQIDPTIAAISTCLIVLSIVLLSAAQFLGRGR, translated from the coding sequence ATGAGCGTCGAAAACAGTCTGCCGATATCGCACCGGCAAAGGCTCTGGCTCTATCTTCTCGGCGGCCTTGTGCTGCTGTTCCTCATCGCGCCGTCGGTCATCATCGTCATCATGTCCTTTTCCGGCTCGACGCTGCTGCAATTCCCGCCGCAGGAATGGTCGCTGCGCTGGTACGAAAGCTATTTCGGCTCGCTGGAATGGCGCGATGCCACCATAGTCTCGGTCAAGGTGGCGGTGATGACGATGATCGTGGCGACGCCGCTCGGCACCGCCGCAGCCTACGCCATCAACATCGGCACGCTCAGGCTGACCGGCGCCATCAACGCGCTGCTCACCGCATCGCTGATCATTCCGGTCATCCTGATCGGCATCGGCACCTTCTTCCTCTATGCCCGCATCGGCCTCAACAACACGCTGACCGGCCTCGTCATCGCACATACGGTGCAGGCCCTGCCGCTGGTGGTGCTGACCGTGCTGTCGGGCTTGCGGTCCTATGACATGAACCAGGAGAAGGTGGCGCGCAGCCTCGGCGCGAACCTTTTCTCGGCCTTCCGCCAGGTGACGATGCCGCAGATCCGCTTCTCGATCGTCTCCGGCGCGCTGTTTGCCTTCATCACCTCCTTCGACGAGGTGGTGGTTTCGCTGTTCATCTCGGGCGGCGAGACCACGACTTTGACGCGCCGCATGTTCAATGCGCTGCGCGACCAGATCGATCCGACGATTGCCGCCATTTCGACTTGCCTGATCGTTCTATCGATCGTCTTGTTGTCCGCCGCCCAGTTTCTCGGCCGCGGACGTTGA
- a CDS encoding ABC transporter permease, with protein sequence MSMQSVSLQNTTAGRLDRPLNADALRADARREAFGLLALLSPGLLLVFAVIIVPIGWLFWLSLFDETGQLSAANYARFFEQASYIRTFVTTFKVAFAVTSACVLLGYPLAYMLSQLPRRAASICLIFVILPFWTSVLVRTYAWLVILQRKGLVNSWLIDLGVISQPLPLANNFAGVVIGMTHIMLPFLVLPLYASMKTIDTDILRAGMNLGASPAATFRQIFFPLSVPGLASGVVIVFVLCLGFFVTPALMGGGKVIMWAMRMEQTTSLYSNWGAGAALGVVLLAVTLALLGLFQWLLGARATGVWSER encoded by the coding sequence ATGAGCATGCAATCCGTCAGTCTTCAAAATACCACCGCTGGCCGACTGGACAGGCCCCTCAACGCTGATGCTTTGCGCGCCGATGCGCGCCGGGAGGCGTTCGGGCTTCTGGCGCTCTTGTCGCCTGGCCTGTTGCTCGTCTTTGCCGTCATTATCGTGCCGATCGGCTGGCTGTTCTGGCTCTCGCTGTTTGACGAGACCGGGCAGCTCAGCGCTGCCAACTATGCCCGCTTCTTCGAGCAGGCGTCCTACATCAGGACCTTCGTCACCACCTTCAAGGTCGCCTTTGCGGTCACCAGCGCTTGCGTGCTGCTCGGCTATCCGCTCGCCTACATGCTGTCGCAGCTGCCGCGCCGCGCCGCCTCGATCTGCCTGATCTTCGTTATCCTGCCATTCTGGACCTCCGTGCTGGTGCGTACCTATGCCTGGCTCGTCATCCTGCAGCGCAAGGGCCTGGTCAACAGCTGGCTGATCGATCTCGGCGTGATCAGCCAACCGCTGCCGCTCGCCAACAATTTCGCCGGCGTCGTCATCGGCATGACGCATATCATGCTGCCGTTCCTGGTGCTGCCGCTCTATGCCTCGATGAAAACCATCGACACCGATATCCTGCGCGCCGGCATGAATCTCGGCGCCAGTCCGGCCGCTACCTTCCGCCAGATCTTCTTTCCGCTCTCGGTGCCCGGCCTTGCCTCGGGCGTGGTCATCGTCTTCGTGCTTTGCCTCGGCTTCTTCGTCACGCCTGCGCTGATGGGCGGGGGCAAGGTGATCATGTGGGCCATGCGCATGGAGCAGACCACCAGCCTCTATTCCAACTGGGGTGCGGGCGCAGCGCTCGGCGTGGTGCTGCTTGCCGTGACGCTGGCGCTGCTCGGCCTGTTCCAATGGCTGCTCGGCGCTCGCGCCACCGGCGTGTGGAGCGAGCGATGA
- a CDS encoding ABC transporter ATP-binding protein produces the protein MSLAQSALPIGISGIEKRFGGVSVLHDLGLDVAAGEFLTLLGPSGSGKTTLLMILAGFVRANAGSIKVGGEEIIAMPPHRRNIGMVFQNYALFPHMNVFHNIAFALKQRRVSMTETVERVEKALDLVQLKGLGERRVDQLSGGQRQRVALARAIVFEPRIVLMDEPLSALDKGLREHMQIELRNLHRRLGMTTVYVTHDQREAITMSDRIAVMNAGRIEQIDRPETLYASPRTRFVAGFIGDSSFIPVECRNGSAWYEDRKIRMTAAAPSSGNHLMVVRPEKLRLVAEADPAGNVNVIPATVGDVIYQGDSFVCYAMLRDGRQLTLRDYCRSDVLAKLPAPGEPVNLGINAEDVVLVAAD, from the coding sequence TTGTCTCTCGCGCAGTCCGCGCTTCCCATCGGCATCAGCGGTATCGAGAAGCGCTTCGGCGGCGTGTCGGTGCTGCATGATCTCGGCCTCGACGTCGCGGCAGGCGAATTCCTGACGCTGCTCGGGCCGTCCGGCTCGGGAAAGACGACGCTGCTGATGATCCTGGCCGGCTTCGTGCGGGCGAACGCCGGCAGCATCAAGGTCGGCGGCGAAGAGATCATCGCCATGCCGCCGCACCGGCGCAACATCGGCATGGTGTTCCAGAACTATGCGCTGTTCCCGCACATGAACGTCTTCCACAACATCGCCTTTGCGCTGAAGCAACGCCGCGTTTCCATGACGGAGACCGTCGAGCGCGTCGAAAAGGCGCTGGATCTCGTGCAGCTGAAGGGGCTCGGCGAACGCCGCGTCGACCAGCTTTCAGGCGGCCAGCGGCAGCGCGTGGCGCTGGCCCGCGCCATCGTCTTCGAACCGCGCATCGTGCTGATGGACGAGCCGCTGTCGGCGCTCGACAAGGGGTTGCGCGAGCACATGCAGATCGAGTTGCGCAACCTGCACCGCCGGCTCGGCATGACGACTGTCTACGTCACGCACGACCAGCGCGAGGCGATCACCATGTCGGACCGCATCGCCGTCATGAATGCCGGGCGCATCGAGCAGATCGACCGGCCCGAGACGCTCTATGCCAGCCCCCGGACACGTTTCGTCGCCGGCTTCATCGGCGACTCCAGCTTCATCCCGGTCGAATGCCGCAATGGCAGCGCCTGGTACGAGGATAGGAAGATCCGCATGACGGCAGCGGCGCCGTCCTCCGGCAATCACCTCATGGTGGTGCGGCCGGAAAAGCTGCGCCTGGTCGCTGAGGCCGACCCGGCGGGCAATGTCAATGTGATCCCGGCCACGGTCGGCGACGTCATCTATCAGGGTGACAGCTTCGTCTGCTACGCAATGCTGCGCGATGGCCGCCAGCTGACTTTGCGCGACTATTGCCGCTCCGACGTGTTGGCGAAACTGCCGGCGCCCGGCGAGCCGGTCAATCTCGGCATAAATGCTGAGGACGTAGTGCTGGTGGCGGCCGACTGA